In Scleropages formosus chromosome 20, fSclFor1.1, whole genome shotgun sequence, a single window of DNA contains:
- the kcna7 gene encoding potassium voltage-gated channel subfamily A member 7, translated as MEDPGKSERVLRVGGGNGGKDEKAEEVCANKRAKNERNTAEKEDQENEESEEKERVQKVREGSHAGSPWKGGWVISERLAINVSGMRYETQLRTLAQFPDSLLGDPRRRLRYYDPLRNELFLDRNRACFDAILYFYQSGGRLRRPTNVPLDVFLEELEFYELGEDVLARFKDDEGFPKDDERPLPVNECQKRLWMLFEHPESSSGARIIAIISVMVIVVSIIIFCLETLPEFRSEREQMEEYLHQAHSTNSSVSVPATSSLFYDPFFIVETICICWFSFELLMRFSCSPSKTHFFKDFMNVIDFTAILPYFITLGTELAKSKGGTPAMSLAIVRVIRLVRVFRIFKLSRHSKGLQILGQTLRASMRELGLLIFFLFIGVILFSSAIYFAEADNKETAFVSIPYAFWWAVVTMTTVGYGDMYPETVWGKLVGSMCAIAGVLTISLPVPVIVSNFSYFYHRETMCDDRMEYTHVKTSIWEKYADEDTEGEKDLLALEGMYVPLNGSVPGGPYAGRDAGRKAGNVHIREPLVTQV; from the exons ATGGAAGACCCGGGAAAGAGTGAGCGGGTATTAAGAGTGGGAGGGGGTAACGGTGGGAAAGATGAGAAAGCAGAGGAGGTCTGCGCTAACAAGCGCGCGAAAAACGAGCGCAACACGGCAGAGAAGGAGGACCAGGAGAATGAGGAGTccgaggagaaggagagggttCAGAAGGTGAGGGAGGGCTCCCATGCGGGTTCTCCATGGAAGGGTGGTTGGGTGATAAGCGAAAGACTGGCCATCAACGTGTCGGGCATGAGGTACGAGACCCAGCTTCGGACCCTGGCCCAGTTTCCGGACTCCTTGCTGGGCGACCCCCGGCGCCGGCTGCGCTACTACGACCCGCTTCGGAACGAGCTGTTCCTGGATCGTAACCGCGCCTGCTTCGATGCCATCCTCTACTTCTACCAGTCGGGCGGCCGCCTGCGCAGGCCCACCAATGTGCCCCTGGACGTCTTCCTGGAAGAGCTGGAGTTCTACGAGCTGGGCGAGGACGTCCTGGCACGCTTCAAGGACGACGAAGGCTTCCCCAAAGATGATGAGCGCCCGCTGCCTGTCAACGAGTGTCAGAAGCGCCTGTGGATGCTCTTTGAGCACCCCGAGTCATCCTCTGGGGCACGCATCATTGCCATCATCAGCGTCATGGTGATTGTGGTGTCCATCATTATCTTCTGCCTGGAGACACTGCCGGAGTTCCGCAGCGAGAGAGAGCAGATGGAG GAGTATCTGCACCAAGCCCACAGCACTAACTCCTCCGTCAGTGTCCCTGCTACCTCCAGTCTCTTCTATGACCCCTTCTTTATAGTAGAAACCATCTGTATCTGCTGGTTCTCCTTTGAGCTACTGATGCGCTTTTCCTGCAGCCCCAGCAAGACTCACTTCTTCAAGGACTTCATGAATGTCATTGACTTCACCGCCATCCTTCCGTACTTCATCACGCTGGGCACGGAGCTGGCCAAGTCCAAAGGCGGCACGCCTGCCATGTCGCTCGCCATTGTCAGGGTCATAAGGCTGGTGCGAGTCTTCAGGATCTTCAAACTGTCCCGCCACTCCAAGGGCCTGCAGATCCTGGGCCAGACGTTGAGGGCCAGCATGCGTGAGCTGGGCctgctcatcttcttcctcttcattgGAGTTATTCTCTTCTCCAGCGCCATCTACTTTGCTGAGGCCGACAACAAGGAGACAGCCTTTGTCAGCATTCCTTACGCCTTCTGGTGGGCTGTGGTGACCATGACAACCGTGGGCTATGGGGACATGTACCCGGAAACGGTGTGGGGCAAACTGGTGGGCTCCATGTGCGCCATTGCCGGAGTGCTGACCATCTCACTTCCGGTGCCTGTCATCGTCTCCAACTTCAGCTACTTCTACCACAGGGAGACCATGTGCGATGACAGGATGGAGTACACGCACGTAAAGACCTCCATCTGGGAGAAGTACGCTGACGAAGACACGGAGGGAGAGAAGGACTTGCTGGCCCTGGAGGGCATGTACGTCCCTCTGAACGGCAGCGTACCGGGGGGTCCGTACGCGGGGCGGGATGCTGGACGCAAAGCAGGGAACGTGCACATCAGGGAGCCGCTGGTTACACAGGTGTGA
- the fgf21 gene encoding fibroblast growth factor 21 translates to MVSCYSFIWTFMFFFFFLYSKTFTFWFLIYLTSSTVHCLWFLPFLLLHFCFLFGTSFLEFPTPSDVQMSTPFLFFAFLLLFFPLSLSFYLPDSNPLLSFSDQVRERHLYTANKRQGLFLEMTSDGMVRGNPVQTANSVMELRSVTAGETVIRGVSSSLYLCADETGQLRGQKIYTEADCTFNELLLEDGYTLFLSVRHRLPVSLTKKRSLENRVPPFSQFLPVQNQLFSAQGREENKGQSKTPNTEYLDLNSDDPFGIELKDLVLSPEFNANFPHSP, encoded by the exons ATGGTCTcatgttattcattcatctggacatttatgtttttttttttcttcttatataGTAAAACCTTCACTTTCTGGTTTTTAATCTACTTGACTTCTTCAACAGTTCACTGCCTTTGGTTTCTCCCTTTTCTTCTgttacacttttgttttttgtttgggaCTTCATTCCTAGAATTTCCGACTCCTTCAGATGTTCAAATGTCGACCCCTTTTCTCTTCTTCGCGTTCCTGCTCCTTTTCTTCCCTCTATCGCTCTCATTTTATCTCCCCGACTCCAATCCGCTTCTGTCTTTCAGTGACCAAGTCAGAGAAAGACATCTATACACAG cAAATAAAAGGCAAGGACTATTCTTGGAAATGACCTCAGATGGCATGGTGAGAGGTAACCCTGTCCAGACTGCAAACA GTGTGATGGAGCTGAGGTCAGTGACAGCTGGAGAAACGGTCATCCGGGGTGTGTCATCGTCCCTTTACCTTTGTGCTGATGAAACTGGACAGTTGCGGGGGCAG AAAATATACACAGAAGCCGACTGTACCTTCAACGAGCTCTTGCTGGAAGATGGATATactcttttcctttctgtgCGTCACCGACTTCCAGTGTCCCTCACGAAAAAAAGATCTTTGGAAAACCGCGTTCCTCCATTTTCCCAGTTCTTGCCAGTCCAAAATCAGCTCTTCTCAGCGCAGGGCAGAGAAGAGAACAAAGGTCAAAGTAAGACACCAAATACAGAATATCTGGACCTTAACTCAGATGACCCTTTTGGGATCGAACTCAAGGATCTGGTACTGAGCCCAGAATTTAACGCCAATTTTCCTCATTCTCCGTGA